The following nucleotide sequence is from Solidesulfovibrio carbinolicus.
GGCCGGGCCGGCCATGGCCGAAGACGCCGGAAGTATCCGGGTTTCCGGACCGGCCGTGGCCGAGACCCTGCCCTTGCTGGCCATGGACCGGGCCGGAGCGTTGCCGGGAGTTGCCCGTCATGTGACTTTCACCCCCTGGAATTCGCCGGATCAGTTGCGGGCCATGATCGCCACGGCCGGGGTGGACGCGGCCATCATGACCACGGCCTCGGCCTGCACCCTGGCCAACAAGGGCGTCCCCGCCGCCGTGGTGGCACTGTTTTCGAGTCCGGTCTGGCTGGTGTCTCCGCACGCCTCCCTGTCGCGCCTCTCCGGCCTCGACGGCCAGGAAATCCTGCTCCCGTTCGGTCCGGGCGAGATGCCGGACCTGCTCCTGCGGGCCCTGGCCGGACAGGCGGGCCTGCGCTTTACGCCCCGACATGCGGGCAATGCCCTGGAGGCCGTCAACCTGCTGCTGCTTGGCAAGGGCAGTTGCGCGTTGCTCAGCGAACCGGCCGCCACCCTGGCCGTGTCGCGGGCGAGCGCCCAGGCCCGGCCGGGAGCGCTCGTTCCCGCCAAACAATTGGATATCCGGGACGCCTGGCGGGAGGTTTTCCCCGCCCACCCCGAACTGGCCCAGGGCGCGCTGGCCGCAGTCGGGCCATTGGTCAGGGATGCAGCTTTACGGGGGGCGCTGCGCACGGCCTATGGCCAAGCGGCCAAATGGGTGGCCGAGCACCCCCGGGAAGCCGCGGGGATGGCCTCCGAGGGCTTCCCCGCCCTGGGTTCCCAGGCTGCGGACGGCGTCCTGCCGGGGGCGGACATCCGGCTCGTCTCCGGCCCGGCGGGCAGCGAAGCGGCCCGGTTTTTCCTCGGCCTGCTCCACGACATGTCGCCGGCAAGCATTGGCGGCAGGCTACCCGGCCCGGACTTTTTCGAGGTCGGCGCATGAGATGGGACGGGATTGCCGGACGGCTGTGCGGCCTGGCCGCGCTCCTGGGAGCCTGGGAGGCGGCTTCACGCCAGGGGCACGGCATTGCCGTGGCCTCGCCGGGGGAAACGCTCGCGGCCATGGCCGGACTGCTGGCCCAACCGGCGTTCTGGGCAGACGATCTGGCCGTGAGCGTGCGACGTGTGGGGCTTGGCTTCCTTCTCGGCTTTGTTGTTGGGGGCGGCCTGGGGCTGGCGGCCGGATTTTGGCCCCCGATCCGGGCCTTTCTGGTCCCGTCGCGCTGGATGTTGACCAGCGTTCCCGGGGTCGTTGCGGTGATGCTTGGTATGTTGTGGTTCGGCCTGAGCTCGACCATGGTCGTGGCCATCGTGGCCCTGATGGTCGCGCCCGCCATGCATGTGGCCGTCATCGAAGGACTTTCCACCGTGGACGGGTCGCTTCTGGAAATGGCCCGGGCCTACCGTTTCACCCCGGCCATGCGGCTTTGGCATGTTTACGCCCCAGCCATGGCCGCGCCGCTATTCTCCGGCGGCGTGGTGGCCCTGGGCGGGGCCATGCGGGTGGCGGTCCTGGCCGAAGCTCTGGGGGCGAACGAAGGCATCGGCCATGCCCTGTCCGTGGCCCGAACCAACCTGGATACCCCCCGACTCTACGCTCTGGCGCTTTGCAGCATGCTGCTGGTCGGGCTTGCCGAAATGACCCTGCTGGGCCTGGCTCGGCGCGTCGTCGGCCGGAGGCGGTCATGACCCCGGTGCTCGTGTTTTCGGGAGTCGGCAAACACTACCATGGCCGGGAGGTGCTGGCCGGCCTGGATCTTTCCCTGGAGCCGGG
It contains:
- a CDS encoding ABC transporter substrate-binding protein, which translates into the protein MTRRRFLTVLASLALAGPAMAEDAGSIRVSGPAVAETLPLLAMDRAGALPGVARHVTFTPWNSPDQLRAMIATAGVDAAIMTTASACTLANKGVPAAVVALFSSPVWLVSPHASLSRLSGLDGQEILLPFGPGEMPDLLLRALAGQAGLRFTPRHAGNALEAVNLLLLGKGSCALLSEPAATLAVSRASAQARPGALVPAKQLDIRDAWREVFPAHPELAQGALAAVGPLVRDAALRGALRTAYGQAAKWVAEHPREAAGMASEGFPALGSQAADGVLPGADIRLVSGPAGSEAARFFLGLLHDMSPASIGGRLPGPDFFEVGA
- a CDS encoding ABC transporter permease, encoding MRWDGIAGRLCGLAALLGAWEAASRQGHGIAVASPGETLAAMAGLLAQPAFWADDLAVSVRRVGLGFLLGFVVGGGLGLAAGFWPPIRAFLVPSRWMLTSVPGVVAVMLGMLWFGLSSTMVVAIVALMVAPAMHVAVIEGLSTVDGSLLEMARAYRFTPAMRLWHVYAPAMAAPLFSGGVVALGGAMRVAVLAEALGANEGIGHALSVARTNLDTPRLYALALCSMLLVGLAEMTLLGLARRVVGRRRS